In Glycine max cultivar Williams 82 chromosome 15, Glycine_max_v4.0, whole genome shotgun sequence, the DNA window gcttcaaaattctcttcgctgacgacttttaacttggcgagccaatctaaacctcgtatgcgaactttcagccattcgtggtacccaccaatgatgccattacgaatgcctctaagctcttgatctttccttaacggggtttcccatgccttatggattctttgtatagtcttggaattttgtgcgccgagatccctcacaaggaaaggagacatgctttcttccgtcggtgctcccctcatggggtaccctagttgtcttatagcgagcgcgggatggtagttaatacaacccctcgttcctaccagcggaatgtttgggtatcctccacatgagaagaggaccccttcttttccttctttccatcgggggaaccaactgattgttctacctcctatcccggccaagagctggtcccaatctattctcctcttttcagtacacgagcgatggctcaggagcggacatggatgtcttgtgtcttgttggaacaagtgtgaaaccaaccaaacacagagggcgggtaagcaacagatgatccgtgcgctactcttctcgcaccttcggtcaaatgtgtcaaatagatctgccaagacagctaccaccggactttccttgctatggtggtaggcaaggaaagcgtcgatcgctgctaggcctaccaaaccatccacgtttggaaagaggacgaccccaaaaattagcaaagctaacacatccataaatgggacccattctccttgattggccatacccctcgctttgtcttctaggtacttctgtggtaggcccgctatgccgttccgagtctgttttacgcggtccaaacctcttgcggaatccttgaccacagttgcaattctgctcaaggaggggagacatccggaggaaagatatggttttcttcccccgagaggacatcctagaatttcttcaaattcttcaatggttggtactaattggaagtctccaaatgtgaagcatctcaagggctggtcgtagtattgggtaagtgatgcaatggcttctatggacacatctgctatggtcaactctaagatctttccgtaagtcttgcggaaggcttgcatttggaggggttccatcaaccgccctaattccttgatgctggtggtatctgggcttttgaccttgacttggtagaacctcttgccggtttgatttgttcccatgcttactaaagtgagataaaagttggtgcaaatcaaaactccgatatctcatgggtggaatggatgaatgcatgatggaatgcatatgacacagatgcaatctaggaatgcgggggtccggggaatttgtccccttcttagatacgacgtctaggggtagcaaaatgcccccaacgcacgtttttaagaaggcgacacggaccctccgttggtttgtttacagtagggatcaagataGAACCcgtatgcaatgcctatgcaaaagacacaatgcgggaatgtacacagtatgacaatatttaccgaacataagcaaaagggtatatgatactcatgcatggcagtgtgaaaaatggcacgcagcgtgtttgcttcgtgcccctatttaaaggacctataagggagagaactaactaggcttttagcaataatccccaaggtagttatatctctcttgatggtttctagaggtatcatcccctttgaagaacacattgtagcagtagggactactagcaacaataggttttcaaagagaaaagctctagatgagggttcactgtaatcaagcaagtcggagacctagcatgatcacagattcacctccactccttatgctcccatgaacccgggtatagggccctttttcactcacagtgtgtgcaaatagtgttggtgtttgtgtgcatcaaatgaataaatatttacttcacgcatacatttaaaacgcactaaatgcaacaaagagttttatatacacaagaacataatgaaaggaaaccaacaaaggggtaagtcatgataaaacattgcacaagatttaaatggcctaactctctaaaaaacattccccagtggagtcgccaactgtcgcaacctacccttcggcgggagggcgacgcgtgactcgcgggatgcgtgttccacgaaaggaatacgcgcggagtcgccaccaacgtttatttgaggaaaacgtcggaaaaaccggaaaagacgcgatctacgaactttttagtgaaaggttcgggagtcgtatttacgcacggggaaggtattagcaccccacacgtccgtcccaagggacggcagcctttaatcgaatgtgcaaacatgactttgatttttatgttcctttttatgttctttatatcctttataccctttttatattttttcttttttgtggtcgacaagggtgtttccctttgctcctacgtattcctcaatttgggatgagaaaatcagacctacgtagttctttcggaacaaagtgtttggttaagttgtttttatcttttttgcaaaatatgttttttatttgaacaaaaggtcatttaaggtgttggaccattaaacggtcttttgattttgaaaggagagaaacgttaaggcattggaccattaacgatctcttggggtggtcgacaaaagcggggcttttgctcctacgtatcctcaatgaggaactcagacctacgtagttcttgcttatcaagtgattcttttttattttaagaggtgatcattttaaggcgttggaccttaaaaatgatccattttacttcggaatttattttaaccgaagttaatggataatacaattcaaacgttcggtggaaatttattttatttttaagttaagcgagaaatgacttaagcaaaatggcttaagcacgtcaacagggggtataaaaagtaaacaaaatgagaataaaaatgcacgaaacacaatgtggaccactacgggtacatagaatgaatcgaaaagcttggttcgaggtacttacccgttgaagatcgaaggacgatgaagaacgaatgaagaacgtcgaagaacggttgaaacctttgcgaaattcttcacggaaaacgttacggaaacgtttcggaagcgcctcggcttagattttcttcacggaaacgattttccaagcaaattcgaaagagagagaagtgccaaagggggctgaccccttccttcttgctttcctcccctatttatagcaaaataggggaggtggttgccgcccagctcgcccaggcgagcagggttttctggaggaatcttctggagggcccaaatgggcctgggtgctatttgcacccccatttttactaagtacacccccctctgctgttttttggtgattcttttttcgtaaagttacggaaacttacgaatttcgtaacgatacttgttttctttccgtaatgttacggaaccttgcggattacataatcatcccctttttgacttacggaatgttacggaacctcacttaattatgcaacgatgcttccatttgatttccggtgtgtcacggaaacttacggattgtgcatcaatattttttatattttccggcatgtcctgaaatttcacaaattgcctaatgatgggtgccaagcacctcacgaggaccaaagaatggtcgcacgtcatcgagcaaaggtccccggacgaaattagggtatgacaagaagaaacactgggtccaattGAAATAGAGTAaaaccactcaaagtgtataaaatctcacacaggcaagtgtttcatcctaactcCAAACCACAAACATGTCATGATTTGACTTTGtaagtcatttcccatcaaatcaaatataatatgcGCAAACAtagatcaataggactttttagGAGGCTGAATTTTTGTGGGGACTTTGGCTTTTGGGTGTTttgtccttttccttttctatttccttttttctctttggttCAGCGCGGAGCAAGAGTAGACGCAAAGATTTGGTTTGTAATTAAGCAGGTGATTGCTTCACGCATCCTTCAGGTTTTAACCAAGTCATTgttactttttctttcttttttgcttttggCAATTCTGCACATTGTTCAgacattgtctggtccaaagaacctcttttttcttttctttctttcttttctattttcttttgcttttcttcaatctttgattggttgattttattcttttcttttcttttcttttcttttgacgCACATTTATAACCCAAGGTAAAAGAAGCTTCTTTTGGAAGATCCTTCTATTCtctcttccgagggtaaggttgGAAATTTCCATTCTGGGTCAAGGTTAAGGCCAAAAAGTTGATGTTTGGCTCAAAAGGCCTACGAAAGGCAGGACATGATGTATGTTGAGATATTTGTTTAGTAAGTGGCTCGGGAATAAGGGAATGCCCCAAATCATTTCCATGACACGCAtatgataatgatgattagaaattcatgcaaaactgATCATAGTGCAcatccatgtggacactcaaacaTAAAGCTTTATGGCCATGTaaacactaaggcttagggtttGTTTTCCCCCATtcaatcaacccaatgtttccaaaaaacATCTCTTTTATCAAGTCACGCacacatccgagtccatttagGCATCCGGGAAAAATCTTTCattgcattcacccttcaggcgcacacatttttttcaaaaatctttttatatccTAATCTGtgaattttccaaagaaaactggcggtcattttctttcaaaagcatgttggctttttagttttctttctcttagctttttttttcaattaatttctttcagacaattttttttcagaaaaggTTTGTAACCTGGGCAAAGTTGGTATTCGAGATTACACTTTATCAAAAGGAACAAAAGGCGTGTGAATGACAATAAACCAACACACAAGACccctcttatttttttgtttcagaCAAACCATCGCAAACCAAATATGACAATATGCTAGAAGTGATAAAATTAATCACAATGAGGTAACAAATAACTAAAAGCAATAACATCAAGTTCAATTTTATCATAATgagataacaaaataacaactgaaagcaataaaatcaaataaagacgaaatcataattttcagtGGTCCTGGTTGTGCAACTCTACCCCCTCAAGTGAAGAAATCCAACACATCAGCCATATCGTCATCCTCCTGAGCTCCATCGTCGTCCCCAGGAGCCCCCGCGGATCTTGCCCTTGTCTCAAAATCGGGCTCATCTCCAAGCCAGGCAACTGTGGCCCCGAACTGCTCGAGGGTAGGCCAAGGGAAAGGACTGAGGTCCTGGCTCTGCTAGTGCGCCAAGGCAGAATTTTAATGCAAAAGGATTTTCTGGATTCCAATAGGGCTAGCATTACAACCAGCAGCAAAATCAGTGGAGGACTCATCCTGGtaatcaattcaacaaagaaTAGGGTGGACCATCAAATAGGCCACCACAACAAGGGCCTAACCTCTATGAGAGGACAACAAAGTTGGAGGAGACTCTTGCTTAATTCATGCAGGTTTCAATGTCAAATCACAAGAGTACTGAGTCGGTCATTAAAAATTTGGAGTTCCAAGTGGGACAGTTAGCTAAACAAATAGCTGACAACTCTTCCTCAAAATTTGGAGCCAACACAGAAAACAATCCAAAGGAAGAGTGTAAAGATGTGATGACCCGTGGAAAAATGGCAACCATGGCTGAAGAGGAGAAGGGTGAGAAGATAGTGAATGGAGATAATCAATAGCTTGTAACTGAACCAGCATCTGAACCGAAGGACAATTTTTGTGAACTTGAGGAGATAGAAGATGAAGAGGATGGCCAGGAGAATGAGAATACAATAAGCaagaatgagaaaaagaaagaaaaagaaaaagaagaagaaaaagaaaaagaaaaaggaaacaatgaaaaaactgaaaaaaaaattaaaaaagagatgaaaaggaaaaaaagtaagaGTGAGCAGtccagagaaaagaagaaagaggtagCTCCATCTGAGGGGAAAGAAGTGCCATATCCATTGGTACCTAGGAAGGACAAAGAAAGACATCTTGCATGTTTTCTTGACATCTTGAAGAAGCTAGAGATCACCATGTCCTTCGGAGAGGCCTTACAGCAAATGCCACTTTACTCTAAATTTCTAAAGAATATGCTAACCCGAAAGAGCAAGTATATCCATAGTGACACAATTGTAGTGGAGGGAAACtgtagtgttgtgattcaacgcatccttccacccaagcacaaagatccAGGTAGTGTCACTATATCTTGCTCGATCGGTGCAGTCTCAGTTGGTAAGGCTCTTATTGATTTAGGAGCCAGCATAAATTTGATGTCGCTCTCTATGTGTCGGAGGGTGGGAGAGCTGGAGATAATGCCAACCAGAATGACTCTACAGTTAGCTGATCGCTCCATCACCAAACCGTATGGAGTGATAGAAGACGTTTTGGTCCGAGTAAAGCACTTTACTTTCCTTGCCGACTTTGTGGTCATGGACATCGAAGAAGATGCTGATATCCCATTAATCTTGGGATGTCCATTCATGCTGGCCGCAAGCTGTGTGGTGGATATGGGAAGAAGAAAGTTGGAAATGGGCATCGAAGATCAAAAGATCAGTTTCGATctatttgatgaagaaaaacaACTTTTGGACCAAAATGTCTGCTTGCAAGTGAAGAAGTTTGAGGAAAAGGTTCTGAAGGTAGGAACCAAATTTGATCCAAACCCTTGAGGTAtcatgcgtcaagctaatgacgttaaaagagcgcttcctgggaggcaacccagtccTTTTTTATTCTGTTTTAATTGCATTTCTTTTAGAGTTGGTTTATTTGAGGTTGCATGAAATCATTTTAAGTATGTTTTGTATTGCATAAAAGGGGTTGAACAGCTTCTTTGAAGCAGCGGACGAAAAAATTTTCAGCAGTCCACTTGCTACGCGCACATCTTGCCCTAAGCGGATTTTCCTtcctgcgctaagcgagctctTGCTTGTGCTAAGCGTGTTCTTTGCACTAAGCCCAAAAACTTCTCTGAATTTTAATTCTTTCGAATTGGGCTAAGTGCACGGACTTACTAAGCGCAAAAACTTCTCTGGATGTTAATTCTTTCAAATTGCGCTAAGCAAGCCACCTGTGCTAAGCACATCCCACTACTGCATTTAAGGAGCATTTTTTTCGCTAAGCGCGGGCACTTCCTGCTAAGCGAGAGTTGTAGGCCAGTCAGAGCTatagaactcgctaagcgcgactCTTCACGCTAAGCCCAAAGTCTTCTctggaaaatttgaatttttgcattgggctaagcgagtttGCCCGCTAAGCGCATGTGTTTGGAAACTTAAACATCATgtatgctcgcttagcgagttgacACACTAAGCAAGGCATTCGAAACCACCAAAAATAAGGCATAACTGCCTTTGGCAGTTACATTTTCATTTGTGCTTTTAAATTGCATTTTGGCATTTCGTTGGTGCTTTATCTCTGCACTGTGCCTCACTCTTTGCTTGCTCTCCTTGCTTCCTTCTCTGCATCCAATTTCAGCGATCCAAGTAAGCTTCCTTTaaccttgtttttaatttttgttttaaacctTAGGTTAGTTAACTTAGCTTACTACTTTAAagctttgattttcattttgactGCATGATGTTAGGTTAGCTGTTAGTTAGAATAGTGTTCGGGGTTTTGATTCGCATACTATGTATGTCATTTTGACATGTTTTGGTTAGGATTTGATGGCCTAATAGAGGCCTAAGTTGAGGGGGCTGAAAAAGTCCCAATTTTCTGGAAATGGCGATGAACACGCTAAGTGTGTcttgctgcgctaagcgagttcatcactTTTTGATGAATATCTGGATTTCCAGATGAACTCATTAAGCCGGCCCTATCCCGCTAAGTGAGTTCATCTTTTCTGATGAATGATTGAATGtttatgaactcgctaagcgcggctatgcgctaagcgagtaatGTGTTCTAGacacttagaaaaaattttattGCTTTCGTGTTCATGGCTAAGCGAGCTTGCTCGCTAAGCCACTCAGCCTTATTGGTTGAATAAGCCTAGGCTAAGTGAGCTTGCCCGCTAAGCCCAAGGCACTTGTGATTTTCTGTATGTTTTTCCATGCGTTAAGCGCTccctgtcgcgctaagcgcaatttactctttatttttgtaattgttcgaattgggcttagcgagccttctcgctaagccatttATGTCCAATAGTgttgtcgcgctaagcgtgtCTAGCCGCGCTAAGCGTAATTCGGTTTCTTttgtggaattgggcttagcaagcctactcgctaagccaattctgtAGAAAATTCTTATCTGTGTCAACTCGTTAAGCGCGTGGCTGTCGCGCTAAGCACTTGAGTAATTTTTCATAAGGTAGCAAGCGCATTTGTCGTGCTAAGCGCCCAATCtgaatttcagttttatttttcagctTGTCATTTCAAATAAAACCTATTTTAACTTGGTTTCTGTGTTTCTTTTGTGCAAATGGCTTCTAGGAAAAGGAAAGCCACAGCTTCCAGGCCCCAGCCTCACTACGATACTCACAGATTCACCTCTGAGTGGAACCGCTATGCTGACAACATTCTTAGTCGGAACATCCTTCCGGAAAGGAGCATGAAGCTTTTTGTCACAGAGTTTGATGAGTTCAGGACATAGCTAGTCAGAAGAAACTGGCACAGGATGCTGACCAACCTCATGGAGGGGAGCATAGGTGTGGCTCTCATGAAGGAATTTTATGCTAATCTTTATGTCCTTGAGAATAAGTCTCCAAAGCAAGTTAGAGTCAGAGGGcatttaattaagtttgatgCGGATTCCCTCAACACTTTTCTGGAGACTCTAGTTGTTCTAGAGCCAGGGGAGACTCTTCCTGCTTACTCCATGCTCTACAGACTTAGACCAGACCCTCAGGAGCTGGCTGCCCAACTTTGTATCCCTGGTAGGGGATTTGTTTTGAATGCTGAGGGCCTGCCATAGAAGCTATTGAGGAAGGACCTCACTACTCTGGCACAGACTTGGAGCGTTCTGTCTTATTTCAACCTTGCCCCTACATCACACACTTCTGATCTGAACTTGGACAGGGCAAGGTTGGTATATGGATTAgtgatgaagatggacatgaatgTTGGAGCCCTCATCTCCGGATAGATCACCCTTATGGCTCAATCCAACTCCTCGAGGCTCGGATTTCCAGCCCTCATCACTGCCTTATGCTTGGCCCGAGGAGTCACCTCAGATTCCTTGACTTTTGAGTCCATCGACCTAGCCATTAACTTGGCTTACATaaagaagaactgttggaacttTGAAAACCCCATGGTCAGCTTTCCAGGGACCCGTAAGGCCAGGGCTAGAGGATCTGAGGGTCCATCTTCTACTGCTCCCCAGACATCTAGTGCACCAGCTCCTATTCCTTCAGCACCAGTTCCTGCTACTTCCGGTCCCTCCACTTAAAGCACAGACCTCATGATGGTGATGTTGCAGAGCATTCACCAGGGTCAATACCTGGTGATGCAGAGTTTACATAGTTTGGCTTAGCATCAGCCAATTATGAGCATGGAGGAGTTTTCTTTGCTGGTGGCCTAGCCAAGAATCTAGCCTTCTTCTCATGGAGGAGATTAGGCCTCCGCAGCTTAGGATCCTCAGCCAGATCCGAAGACTACACTTGCTACTCAGGAGGATGATTCAGAGGCCACTCCCCTAGAGTCATTTGTACCCAAAACTGATCCAGAGGCAGATCCAGTGATTGTGGAGGTCAGTCCATAGGCATCACCAGTATCTACACCAGTGCTAGAGTTGAGCACCTCGCAAGGATCACTAGCAGGCACGCCTGTGCTGCATTTGACCGATGATGAGGCCATGGATTAGGACCCACCGAAGGACCAGTGACAGGATTTCTACTTTCCTATcttttgaacacttttattattatcatgtttttagtacacttttaatttagttttatatttatgcttcagtttttaaaatttagattataGTTTTACTTTAGTTTTTGGATTGCATGGTTGCTTGCTTTAAGCTAGTTTGAAcagtatatttcattttatccagtggtttgatgtttgattttgaaaaattcagCGTTTTTTGGTTTGAATTGATTGATTACATGATTTGAGTGAATTGAAATGTGTAAATCATATGTTTTGAATAAGCATGCAgtgattagaagagaaagaacatggatTAGGGTCATGAatgaaaatgttagttagttTAACAGTTTGATTGTGAAGGTACTCATTAACTACAACCCAATGAGTG includes these proteins:
- the LOC100785355 gene encoding uncharacterized protein; the protein is MKRKKSKSEQSREKKKEVAPSEGKEVPYPLVPRKDKERHLACFLDILKKLEITMSFGEALQQMPLYSKFLKNMLTRKSKYIHSDTIVVEGNCSVVIQRILPPKHKDPGSVTISCSIGAVSVGKALIDLGASINLMSLSMCRRVGELEIMPTRMTLQLADRSITKPYGVIEDVLVRVKHFTFLADFVVMDIEEDADIPLILGCPFMLAASCVVDMGRRKLEMGIEDQKISFDLFDEEKQLLDQNVCLQVKKFEEKVLKVGTKFDPNP